From Mucilaginibacter rubeus, a single genomic window includes:
- a CDS encoding RNA polymerase sigma factor, translating into MPIRPLHNENEILSKVASGDTRAFSCLFDSYYKHLGQYVYRVTESAEAAEEIVQDVFVKIWAKRQDLTAIESFTNYLFIITRNRTYRFLKERASAHIKQQEWERQYQEEFHLPDNISPEENLCLVIDRLIEKLPPQQKKVYELSRVGLLKHSEIAEMLSISTETVKKHIMAANKFIKENLSEKNDLVFLLFVMGYAHFLK; encoded by the coding sequence TTGCCAATTCGACCGCTCCATAATGAAAATGAAATTCTAAGTAAAGTAGCCAGTGGGGATACAAGGGCTTTTTCTTGTCTTTTTGATTCTTATTACAAGCATCTTGGTCAATACGTTTACCGCGTTACAGAATCTGCTGAAGCCGCCGAAGAAATTGTACAGGATGTTTTTGTGAAGATCTGGGCCAAGCGACAGGATCTAACAGCAATTGAAAGTTTTACCAATTACCTTTTTATCATAACCCGTAACCGCACTTATCGCTTTTTAAAAGAGCGGGCCAGCGCGCATATCAAACAGCAAGAATGGGAAAGGCAATACCAGGAAGAGTTTCATCTGCCGGATAATATCTCACCGGAAGAAAACCTGTGCCTTGTGATTGACAGGCTGATTGAAAAACTCCCTCCCCAGCAGAAAAAGGTTTATGAGTTAAGCCGCGTTGGGCTTTTAAAGCATAGCGAAATTGCGGAAATGCTTTCCATTTCAACAGAAACGGTCAAGAAACATATCATGGCTGCCAATAAGTTCATAAAAGAGAACCTTTCGGAGAAGAACGACCTTGTTTTTCTGTTGTTTGTTATGGGATACGCCCACTTTTTAAAATAA